A region of the Pseudarthrobacter oxydans genome:
GGCGGCCATCATGGGCGCAAAGACCCTGTATGTCTTCCGGCGGATCCTCCTGCCGCTGGTGCTCCCGGCTGCCGCCGCCATTACGGCGTTGAACTTCAACAGCCTGCTCGACGACTACGACACCGCGATCTTCCTGGCCCACCCCCTGGTCCAGCCGCTGGGCCTGGTCATCAAGGCGAACACGGACGGCGCGGAGGGTGTGGACGGCGTCGCCAACACCTTTGTGTATACCGTGCTCCTGATGATCATCACCGGGGTGACCATGTACCTGGTGTACGGCCGCTCCAGCCGGGGCGGGTCGCGGAAAAAGCGGCTGCCGGCCCTTCCGCCCGCATCTGCCGCCCCTGGCCCCGGGGTCCCCGGGGCCGTCGGGTCCGGGGCGGACGCGCCGCAGCCGGCCGCTACCGTCCGGTGATCACCCGGCAGAACCGCTGACGACGGCGGTGCGTCCGTTCCGCCGTCGGGCAACCCTGAGGAGGCCGTCACGCAGCGGCTGGGCACCGTCCGCAAAGGCGACGCGTCCCAGCGCGGCGGATGCCAGGCTCAGAGCCCGCGTGCGAAGCCACCGCTGGCGGTTGTAGGCATGCAGTGCCTGGCCTTCTGGCAGCGTGTTGAGGAGGCCAGCCAGTGTTACGGCATCCACCAACGACTCGCAGGCGCCACGCCCCAAGGTGGGCATCATGGCGTGTGCGGCATCGCCGATGAGCACGGCACGTCCACGGACGTAGGAGCCAAGATGCGGAACTGTCCAGAGCCGCTGGACCAGGCATGCTTCGGGCGTGGCTGCGGCCAGCGTGCGGCGGATGGCGGGCGCGTGGCTGGAATAGCGCTCCCGGGCGTATTCCAGGGCTGATGCTGCGTCAATTCCGTACGGGCCCATCGCGGACCGGTAGCTGGCCCACCAGAAGGACCCTCCCCGGGCGGCAGCCATGCCGAACAGGTCGCCGCGGCCCCAGTATTCGCCCACCTCGTCGTGGCTGACCGGAGCAGGCAGGGTCCCGCGGAGGGCAAGGTACGGGGTGAGGCGGGCCTCCTTTCCGGCGCCCCAGACCTCCCGCCGGACTGCGCTGTGCACGCCGTCGGCCCCGACCACTAGGCTGCCGTCGTCGGGAAGTGACCTGACGGTGCTGGTGATCCGGCGGACGGTTCCCGGGACGGCACCGTCCAGCAACCGCAGCAGGTCAGCCCGGGAAATGCCGAACATCTCCCCCGCGTTGACGGTGATCCAGGGCTCTCCCTGGGCGTCACGGACCGATCCGCTGCCGAGCACCGGGCTGACCGCCCGCGCCTCTTCAAGGATTCCCAGACGCGCAAGGGCACGTTGGGCGTTGGGCCACATCCCCAGCGTGTTGCCCACGGCCGGCAGCCCGGGCCGTTTCTCGTACACCGTCACCTGGAACCGGCTGTGGTCCAGGCCCGCGGCCAGCGCCAGGCCGGCAATGCCGCCGCCAACAATCGCAATTGTCTCCATGCTGGCGACTTTACTACTTTTGTAGTATTTGCGAAACGGTCAATTAGACTGGGCGCATGCCTGACCGCCGCACGGAACTGATGGACGCCGCCCTCCGGGTGGTGGCGGACAAAGGCATGAAGGGCCTCACGCACCGGGCCGTTGACGCGGCGGCGCAGCTCGCGGAAGGCACAACGTCCAACTACTACCGGACCCGCGCGGCGCTGGTGGAGGCCGCGCTGGGCCGCATGGAGCAGCTCGACGGCCAACTGCTCCAGGACCTCGCCCCGTCGGGCCCGCCGGGAACCATTGCGGAACTGGCAGACCAGCTGGCCGGGCTGGTGCTGTCACTCACCGGGAAGCATGCGGCCCTCACCCGCGCCCGCCTTGCCCTGTCCCTGGACCAGCCGGACGCGGTTAAGGCAGGGCACTTCCGGCTGGTGGGCGGCATGGAAAATACCCTCGCGGCGCTTGGGGTAACCGATGCGGCCGCCCGGGCCCGGGACGTGGCCGACTACGGCGACGGCGTGATGCTCCACCTGCTCACGGTCCGGCGGGACGGGCAGCCTGATGCTGCAGCCATCGCCGCAGCAGTCCGGCGGCTGCTTGCGCCCTGAGCGCGCCTTCCGCTGCCGTGCACGACGCCGGCCTGCCGCCTGAGGCGGCGCCAGCCCCGCCGTCGTACCTCCACACGAGTACCTCCGCGCGCGTACTTCTAAGGCGTGCCCGGCCAGCCCGTGTAGGCCTCGGCGAGGTAGGCCATGCCGTGCCTGGACGACACCACTGAATTGAGTTCCCCTAGCTGGCGGGCGCGGGAGAAGTCATCCGCATCGGCAGGGGTGTGCAGCATGGTGGTCATCCAGTAGGAGAACTGCTGGGCCTTCCACACCCGCTCCAGGGCACGTTTGCTGTACGTCTCCAGCAGGTGCTCCGAGCCGGAGTTGTAGTGGCTGTCCAGCCCTTCGAAGAGCATCTTGACGTCGTGGATGGCCAGGTTCAGGCCCTTGGCGCCGGTGGGCGGGACCGTGTGGGCGGCATCTCCCGCGAGGAACAGGTTCCCGTAGCGCATGGGCGTGTGGACGAAGCTCCTGAAGGGCAGGACCATCTTGTCGATGACGGGGCCTTCCTTGAGCACGAAGCCGTTGCCGTTGACCCGGCTGCGGAACTCGGCCCAAATCCGTTCGTCATCCCACTCGGCCACGTTCTCCTTGGGGTCGCACTGGAAGTACATCCGCTGGACTGTCTCGGTGCGCTGGCTGATCAGGGCGAAGCCGTTGGCGGAATTGGCATAGATGAGCTCGTCGGCGCTGCGGGGGGCTTCGGCCAGGATGCCGAACCAGGCGAAGGGGTACTCATGGAAGTACCACTTGCGGTGCGCCTCCGGGATCTGGAACCGGCAGTGGCTGCGGGACCCGTCCGCCCCCACCAGGAAGTCGGCCCGGACTTCGTACTCCACGCCCTCGGAGTCCGTGAACCAGACTTTCGGCTTGCCCTCAAGGTCATGCACCGTGGTGTCCGTGACGCTGTAGCGGACGTCGCCGCCGTCGGCTTTCCTGCGGGCGGCGAGGTCCAGGAAAACGTCAGTCTGCGGGTACAGCCACACGGATTCCCCCACCAGATCCTTGAAGTCCACCCGGTGGCTTTCGCCGTTGAAGCGCAGTTCAATGCCGTCGTGCCGGTCGCCGTCGCGCAGGACCCGGTCCGAGACGCCGCTTTCCACCAGCAGGTTGACGGTGCCGTGCTCCAGGATGCCGGCGCGGACGGTCTCGGAGATCTCCTTGTGGCTGCGGACTTCAATGACGGTGGAGTCGATCCCGGCCTTGGCCAGCAGGTGGGACAGCATCAGGCCGGCCGGGCCTGCGCCCATGATGGCCACCTGGGTGGTGATGATTGTTCGTGCCATGGCATTCTCGCTTCGTTGCGGGGCCGGCTGCCGGCCGATGGGTGCTTCTGCCTCCAGTGTGCGCGCCGGCCGGCGCACCGTGATATTCCAATTCCGTTGAACGGAAGGCAGATCTTTCCGGTTACGGTTCCGCAAGCCTCCGCGCAATACCCCGTGCGGCTGTCTGCAGGGCGGGCACCAGGGCTTGCAGACGCATCTCCTGCAAGGGAACCACGACGCCGAGCGAGGCCACCGCGCGCTGGCGCAGGTCCAGTACGGGGACGGCGATGCCCCAGGTATCCGGATCCACAACGCCCTTCAGCTGCGCATAGCCCTGGTGGAACGTTTCGCTGAGCAGCACCCGGACAGCGTCCGTGCCGATCTTCCCGTCGGGGTCCCCAAACTGCTCGAGGTACCGGCTTTGGAGCAGTTTGTCCTGGTGCGCCATCAGCGCCAGGCCCGCGGACGAGGTATGCACGGGCATCCGGCCGGCCACCCGGGCCCGGTTGGCCACAGAGCCGCGGCGGGACAGGCGCTCGACGAAGAGGGCTTCCCAGCCGTCCAGCACCGCCAGGTTCACGTTTTGGTTAAGGACCTGCTGGATGTCCTCCATGAACGGCATGGCCGCTTGGCGCAGGGCAAGGGTTGGGGCGGTGCGGTTGACGAGTTCCCAGAGCCGGAGCCCGGGGCGCACCATGCCTCCAGGAGCGGCCTCCAGCAGACCGTGGCCGGCGAGCTGCCGGACCAGCCGGTGGGTGGTGGTGAGCGGCAAACCCGCGCGTTCAGCGAGTTCCGCCAGCTGCAAAGCGCTGACGTCCTCCGGAAAGGCAGAGATCAGCCGGACGATCCAGTCAACCACCGAGTCACCCGAGGCAGAATTGGCCATCGCACACCCGCGCTTCCGTTGAATGGATGGTTCAAGCCTACCCATGCAGAATCTCAGGCGGGCGGCGCACCCTTGGCAGGCGCCGTCGTCGTCCGTTTCCGGAAGCGGCGCCCGGCTCCGGGGGCAAGCACCACGGCAATGCCGACGACGGCTCCGATGACCGTCTCGATGATGCGGTCGCGGAGGAGGATCCCGGGCGAGGACGGGACCACCAGGAGGGTGGACACCAATGCCAGCGGCGTGACGAATACCTGGGCCAGCAGGTACTGGCGGATGATGAACATTTCAGCCCCGAACTGGCACAGCGCCATGACCAGCACGGTCTGCCACGGCTGAAGCCCCAGCACCAGGATCCCCGCCATCACCACCAGCCCCAGCACGGTGCCGATGATCCTCTGCACGCCGCGGCGGACACGGTGCCGCGTGGTGTGGCCCACCAGCGGAACGACGGCCGCCACCATGGCCCAGTAGTTATGGCCGAACCCGAGGCTGTTGCCGGCCCAGGTGGCCAGCGCACCGGCCAGCCCGGCAGCCACCAGGTAACCGATGCCCTCAAGCCAGGCGGCGCGCTTTTCTTCCGGGGTGCGGCGGATGGGCCGCGGCCGGACCCATGCCGTGCGGTGGCTGGGCAGCACCCGTGAGGAGAAGCCCACCAGCAGGGAAAAGGCCGTGGTGGCGGCAGCAACCAGCATGCCCTCCCACAGCGGCGGCTGGTTGGGGATCGAGGCGATGGCAGCGAAGGCGAAGATGTGGAAGAGGGACCCCGCAGGCCGCAGCCGAAACCAGGAAATGGCCACCGAACAGCCGCCTGCCACCAGCGTGGTGGCCAGGACCAGGAGCCAGGTGGCACCGGCGTCATCCAGTCCCCAGGCCGCACCCGCGCGGGCGGCGAGCGCTGCGAGGAGGATAACCAGCAGCATGAGCGACCCCGCCCGCAGCTGCAGGGCAAAACGGGTGCCGTGGGGTTCGCCGCGGCCGTAAATCCCGGTGAAGGCACCGAA
Encoded here:
- a CDS encoding FUSC family protein, with amino-acid sequence MKLLAEMFSIAPGNKDHHPALRCAVGVFVPLFSLVLLGRLDLAIFASFGAFTGIYGRGEPHGTRFALQLRAGSLMLLVILLAALAARAGAAWGLDDAGATWLLVLATTLVAGGCSVAISWFRLRPAGSLFHIFAFAAIASIPNQPPLWEGMLVAAATTAFSLLVGFSSRVLPSHRTAWVRPRPIRRTPEEKRAAWLEGIGYLVAAGLAGALATWAGNSLGFGHNYWAMVAAVVPLVGHTTRHRVRRGVQRIIGTVLGLVVMAGILVLGLQPWQTVLVMALCQFGAEMFIIRQYLLAQVFVTPLALVSTLLVVPSSPGILLRDRIIETVIGAVVGIAVVLAPGAGRRFRKRTTTAPAKGAPPA
- a CDS encoding 4-hydroxybenzoate 3-monooxygenase, whose protein sequence is MARTIITTQVAIMGAGPAGLMLSHLLAKAGIDSTVIEVRSHKEISETVRAGILEHGTVNLLVESGVSDRVLRDGDRHDGIELRFNGESHRVDFKDLVGESVWLYPQTDVFLDLAARRKADGGDVRYSVTDTTVHDLEGKPKVWFTDSEGVEYEVRADFLVGADGSRSHCRFQIPEAHRKWYFHEYPFAWFGILAEAPRSADELIYANSANGFALISQRTETVQRMYFQCDPKENVAEWDDERIWAEFRSRVNGNGFVLKEGPVIDKMVLPFRSFVHTPMRYGNLFLAGDAAHTVPPTGAKGLNLAIHDVKMLFEGLDSHYNSGSEHLLETYSKRALERVWKAQQFSYWMTTMLHTPADADDFSRARQLGELNSVVSSRHGMAYLAEAYTGWPGTP
- a CDS encoding TetR family transcriptional regulator, translating into MPDRRTELMDAALRVVADKGMKGLTHRAVDAAAQLAEGTTSNYYRTRAALVEAALGRMEQLDGQLLQDLAPSGPPGTIAELADQLAGLVLSLTGKHAALTRARLALSLDQPDAVKAGHFRLVGGMENTLAALGVTDAAARARDVADYGDGVMLHLLTVRRDGQPDAAAIAAAVRRLLAP
- a CDS encoding IclR family transcriptional regulator — encoded protein: MANSASGDSVVDWIVRLISAFPEDVSALQLAELAERAGLPLTTTHRLVRQLAGHGLLEAAPGGMVRPGLRLWELVNRTAPTLALRQAAMPFMEDIQQVLNQNVNLAVLDGWEALFVERLSRRGSVANRARVAGRMPVHTSSAGLALMAHQDKLLQSRYLEQFGDPDGKIGTDAVRVLLSETFHQGYAQLKGVVDPDTWGIAVPVLDLRQRAVASLGVVVPLQEMRLQALVPALQTAARGIARRLAEP
- a CDS encoding FAD-dependent monooxygenase, which codes for METIAIVGGGIAGLALAAGLDHSRFQVTVYEKRPGLPAVGNTLGMWPNAQRALARLGILEEARAVSPVLGSGSVRDAQGEPWITVNAGEMFGISRADLLRLLDGAVPGTVRRITSTVRSLPDDGSLVVGADGVHSAVRREVWGAGKEARLTPYLALRGTLPAPVSHDEVGEYWGRGDLFGMAAARGGSFWWASYRSAMGPYGIDAASALEYARERYSSHAPAIRRTLAAATPEACLVQRLWTVPHLGSYVRGRAVLIGDAAHAMMPTLGRGACESLVDAVTLAGLLNTLPEGQALHAYNRQRWLRTRALSLASAALGRVAFADGAQPLRDGLLRVARRRNGRTAVVSGSAG